Proteins encoded by one window of Dialister pneumosintes:
- the infC gene encoding translation initiation factor IF-3, translating to MKIIAKELSINEQIRAREVRVVSDTNEQLGVMTVRDAIRAAEERGLDLVEVAPNGRPPVCRIMNYGKYRYEQQKRDKEAKKKQKVFQVKEVKLRPNIEDHDFYVKLKHAQRFLGDGNKVKVTIMFRGREMTHPELGRDVLERVLKELGDTIVCEKPPKLEGRNMTMVIGPKA from the coding sequence GTGAAAATAATAGCTAAGGAACTTAGTATCAATGAACAAATTCGTGCTAGAGAAGTACGTGTTGTCAGCGATACAAACGAACAGTTAGGCGTTATGACGGTGCGTGATGCAATTCGTGCAGCAGAAGAACGCGGTTTGGACTTGGTGGAAGTGGCTCCTAATGGACGACCACCTGTATGTCGTATCATGAATTATGGAAAGTATAGATATGAACAGCAGAAGCGAGATAAAGAAGCCAAGAAAAAGCAGAAAGTTTTCCAAGTAAAAGAAGTAAAACTTCGCCCTAACATTGAAGATCATGATTTCTATGTTAAATTGAAACATGCACAACGTTTCTTGGGAGATGGAAATAAGGTAAAAGTTACCATTATGTTCAGAGGACGTGAAATGACACATCCGGAATTAGGTCGTGATGTATTAGAACGTGTACTGAAAGAATTGGGAGATACCATTGTTTGTGAAAAGCCCCCGAAACTGGAAGGCCGTAATATGACAATGGTTATTGGTCCGAAAGCTTAG
- a CDS encoding viroplasmin family protein has product MKKKSWYAVRQGRKTGLYTTWEECKKQVIGYPNASYKGFYTKEEATAFLQEAANSVKECNAPISSECVVAYVDGSYIPSMPEFFAFGCVILFRGKIEKYADKIKNKELALMRNVAGEIHGAMFAMKYCITHQIKEMDIYYDYAGIEKWCIGEWKTNKNGTKALKAYYDSIKENLTIRFHKVISHTGVKYNEMADQLAKEALCRKK; this is encoded by the coding sequence ATGAAGAAAAAATCTTGGTATGCAGTAAGACAAGGTCGGAAAACAGGTTTATATACGACTTGGGAAGAGTGTAAAAAACAGGTTATCGGATATCCTAATGCATCTTATAAGGGGTTTTATACAAAAGAAGAAGCTACAGCTTTTTTACAAGAAGCTGCTAATTCTGTAAAAGAATGTAACGCACCTATAAGCTCAGAATGTGTAGTTGCTTATGTAGATGGCTCTTATATACCTTCTATGCCGGAATTTTTTGCTTTTGGTTGTGTAATTTTATTTCGGGGGAAAATAGAAAAATATGCTGATAAAATTAAAAATAAAGAATTAGCTTTAATGCGAAATGTAGCAGGAGAAATTCATGGAGCTATGTTTGCAATGAAATATTGTATTACACATCAGATTAAAGAGATGGACATTTATTATGATTATGCCGGTATAGAGAAATGGTGTATTGGTGAGTGGAAAACCAATAAAAATGGAACTAAAGCATTGAAAGCTTATTATGATTCTATAAAAGAAAATTTAACAATTAGATTTCATAAAGTTATAAGTCATACAGGTGTGAAGTATAATGAAATGGCAGATCAATTAGCTAAAGAGGCCTTATGCAGGAAAAAATAA
- the rpmI gene encoding 50S ribosomal protein L35 has product MPKMKTRRAAAKRFSFTGTGKLKRNKAFRSHILEKKSPKRKRNFRKAGLISKADFKREARLLPNG; this is encoded by the coding sequence ATGCCAAAGATGAAAACTCGCCGCGCTGCGGCAAAACGTTTTAGCTTTACTGGTACCGGTAAGCTTAAGAGAAATAAAGCTTTTCGTAGCCACATTCTTGAAAAGAAGTCCCCTAAGAGAAAGAGAAACTTTAGAAAAGCAGGATTGATTTCTAAGGCTGACTTCAAGCGTGAAGCTAGATTGCTTCCCAATGGTTAA
- a CDS encoding NAD-dependent epimerase/dehydratase family protein, translated as MNVLVTGGAGFIGSHVVRKLQKEKINVTVVDNLSTGKIENLPAGTSFVQMDINDVQLEKVFSKGNFDAIVHLAGQITVSTSMKDPSFDCMQNVLGTVHLLEIARKHGVKRIVFSSTAAVYGDVQEEYLPVVESQCLKPMSFYGLSKITAEKYLQLYKESFGLDYVVLRFSNVYGERQVDSGEGGVISIFANCISSDKGITIYGDGNQTRDFIYAGDIANGIYKSLLTKNVNRIYNLSTESEISLNGLIYIFEKITGKNINKEYASPRAGDIYKSILANGRACYQLSWKPEVSLEDGLKVTYEYFCNIHKHMGS; from the coding sequence ATGAATGTATTAGTAACCGGTGGTGCGGGGTTTATAGGCTCGCATGTTGTGCGTAAGTTACAAAAAGAAAAAATTAACGTAACAGTCGTAGATAATCTTAGTACAGGGAAAATAGAGAATTTACCTGCAGGTACTTCATTTGTTCAAATGGACATTAATGATGTGCAGTTGGAAAAAGTTTTTTCTAAAGGAAATTTTGATGCCATAGTACATTTAGCAGGGCAAATTACAGTAAGTACCTCTATGAAAGATCCTTCTTTTGATTGTATGCAGAATGTATTAGGAACTGTTCATTTGTTGGAAATTGCACGTAAACATGGTGTAAAAAGAATAGTTTTTTCTTCCACGGCAGCTGTTTACGGAGATGTTCAGGAAGAATATCTTCCTGTTGTGGAGTCCCAATGTTTAAAACCGATGTCTTTTTATGGATTGTCAAAAATAACAGCGGAAAAATATTTACAACTATATAAAGAGTCTTTCGGTTTAGATTATGTTGTACTTCGATTCTCCAATGTTTATGGTGAACGTCAGGTGGATAGTGGTGAAGGTGGAGTAATTAGCATTTTTGCTAATTGTATATCTTCAGATAAAGGAATTACTATCTATGGAGATGGAAATCAAACCAGAGATTTTATTTATGCAGGAGATATAGCAAATGGCATTTATAAATCTTTGCTGACAAAAAATGTAAATCGAATATACAATTTATCAACAGAAAGCGAAATTTCACTTAACGGACTTATTTATATATTTGAAAAGATTACAGGGAAAAACATCAATAAAGAATATGCAAGTCCACGTGCCGGAGATATTTATAAGTCTATTTTAGCAAATGGAAGAGCTTGTTATCAGTTGTCATGGAAACCGGAAGTTAGTTTAGAAGATGGACTAAAAGTGACTTATGAATATTTTTGTAATATTCATAAGCATATGGGTTCTTGA
- a CDS encoding methionine ABC transporter ATP-binding protein — protein MIELKNICKNYETGIAALKNINLTIQDGEIFGIIGQSGAGKSTLIRCINMLETPTSGQIIINGKDLTTLSATELRKERRQIGMIFQHFNLLSNRTVYENIAFPLELSHTPAKEKEAKITSILELVGLSEYKNKYPSQLSGGQKQRVGIARALVSNPSVLLSDEATSALDPETVKSILQLLKAINKKLHITIILITHQMEVIKSIADRVAVIEKGQIIEESSVLDLFTSPKTDTSKNFIGSISSNTLPEGLSHYNIHTLKQHETDHTIMRLSFRGDVANEPIITQLSKSYNVEISILYGTVDFIQNVSFGKLIIDISGTEKNISSALHHLHKMPIESEVLGYVSHHN, from the coding sequence ATGATTGAGTTAAAAAATATATGTAAAAATTATGAAACCGGAATTGCCGCTCTAAAAAATATCAATCTTACTATTCAAGATGGAGAAATTTTCGGTATTATAGGGCAGTCCGGTGCCGGTAAATCCACATTAATCCGATGTATAAATATGTTGGAGACACCTACTTCGGGACAAATCATTATTAACGGAAAAGATTTGACAACATTATCTGCTACAGAATTGCGTAAAGAACGACGTCAAATCGGTATGATTTTCCAGCACTTTAATTTACTTTCGAATCGTACTGTTTATGAAAATATTGCTTTTCCGTTGGAATTATCTCATACTCCTGCCAAAGAAAAAGAAGCTAAAATTACTTCTATACTTGAATTAGTTGGGCTTAGCGAATATAAAAACAAATACCCGTCTCAGCTTTCAGGCGGACAAAAGCAGCGTGTAGGCATTGCTCGTGCATTAGTGTCCAATCCAAGTGTATTGCTTTCTGACGAAGCTACCAGTGCGCTAGACCCGGAAACAGTAAAATCAATTTTACAATTATTAAAAGCTATCAATAAAAAGCTGCATATTACAATTATCCTTATTACCCATCAAATGGAAGTTATAAAATCAATTGCAGATCGTGTGGCTGTAATTGAAAAAGGGCAAATTATTGAGGAGAGTTCTGTGTTAGACCTTTTTACTTCACCTAAAACAGATACTTCTAAAAACTTTATCGGCTCCATTTCATCTAATACACTTCCGGAAGGTTTATCTCATTATAATATCCATACTCTAAAACAACATGAAACAGATCATACTATTATGCGACTCTCCTTTCGTGGTGATGTAGCTAATGAACCTATTATTACCCAATTATCCAAAAGTTATAATGTGGAGATAAGTATTCTATATGGTACAGTTGATTTTATTCAAAATGTTTCTTTCGGTAAATTAATTATTGATATTAGTGGAACGGAAAAAAATATTTCTTCCGCACTCCATCATCTTCATAAAATGCCTATAGAAAGTGAGGTGTTAGGTTATGTCTCCCATCATAACTAA
- a CDS encoding methionine ABC transporter permease — protein MSPIITNLLIKALGQTVYMVSISMLIASLIGIPLGILLVVTEKNNILSCPIVNRPLSFIINIIRSIPFIILMVAIIPFTRILAGTSIGTTAAIIPLTLAAIPYIARMVETSIREIPFGLIEAAQSMGATPLQIIYKVLLPESLPSILDSMTVVMVSLVGASAMAGTIGGGGLGDLAIRYGYQRFQADIMIITIIVLVLMVQSIQFLGSFLSRKADKR, from the coding sequence ATGTCTCCCATCATAACTAATCTACTCATAAAAGCACTGGGGCAAACTGTATACATGGTATCTATATCTATGCTTATTGCTTCTCTTATAGGTATTCCACTCGGAATTTTACTTGTTGTTACAGAAAAAAATAATATTTTATCTTGTCCCATAGTTAATAGACCGCTTTCCTTTATTATTAATATCATTCGCTCCATCCCCTTTATTATATTGATGGTAGCTATTATCCCATTTACCCGTATCCTAGCAGGTACCTCTATAGGTACAACCGCTGCCATTATTCCATTGACATTAGCAGCTATTCCTTATATTGCAAGAATGGTAGAAACCTCTATTAGAGAAATTCCTTTCGGATTAATTGAAGCCGCACAATCTATGGGGGCTACTCCTTTGCAAATTATTTATAAAGTTCTCTTACCGGAATCATTACCCTCCATATTAGATTCTATGACAGTTGTTATGGTTTCTCTTGTAGGTGCCAGTGCGATGGCAGGTACTATAGGTGGTGGCGGATTAGGCGATTTAGCTATTCGATATGGCTACCAACGATTCCAAGCAGATATTATGATAATTACTATTATTGTTTTAGTCTTAATGGTACAATCTATTCAATTCCTGGGAAGTTTCCTATCTAGAAAAGCAGATAAACGCTAA
- a CDS encoding phosphomannomutase/phosphoglucomutase, giving the protein MNELHMLHTAFKAYDIRGIIPDELNEELVYRIGRAYATLYNPKTICVGYDIRQSSVSLCHALCKGLTDGGVDVYNIGLVGTEMVYFTTFYYRLDGGIMITASHNPINYNGLKIVREEGKPVSADTGLTDIERIAFSGNFKMSNYIGKIKDKSIIEDYIHHLLTYIDIDKIRNLHVVVDGGNGCADVAFRHLKQHLPLTFSEIRMNPDGLFPHGVPNPMLVKNHKDISKMIIKKQADMGIAWDGDFDRCFFFDEKGQYIDGYYMVGLLSCYFLNKVKGSTIVHDPRLYWNTRKIVIENGGVSIESKGGHAFMKETMRKVNGIYGAEMSAHHFFRDFSFCDSGMIPWLLVVQIVSETGKSLGQLIKDMKKNFPCSGEINLQVKNPAETLRRVKASYQTQALEVETIDGLGFIFEDWRFNIRRSNTEPLVRLNLETRGNYSLMEEKRDEILSLIKNIE; this is encoded by the coding sequence ATGAATGAATTGCATATGTTGCATACGGCATTTAAGGCATATGATATTCGCGGTATTATTCCTGATGAATTGAATGAAGAGTTAGTATATCGTATTGGTAGAGCTTATGCGACTTTGTATAATCCCAAAACTATATGTGTAGGATATGACATACGTCAAAGTTCTGTGAGTCTGTGTCATGCTTTATGTAAAGGTCTTACAGACGGGGGTGTTGATGTATATAATATTGGACTTGTCGGTACAGAAATGGTTTATTTTACCACTTTTTATTATCGATTAGATGGTGGAATTATGATTACCGCCAGCCATAATCCTATTAATTATAATGGACTTAAAATTGTAAGAGAAGAAGGAAAACCGGTGAGCGCAGATACCGGGCTTACAGATATAGAAAGAATTGCTTTTTCTGGCAATTTTAAAATGAGTAATTATATAGGTAAAATTAAAGATAAAAGTATAATAGAAGATTATATTCATCATTTATTAACTTATATTGATATAGATAAAATAAGAAACTTACATGTAGTAGTTGATGGTGGAAATGGATGTGCAGATGTTGCATTTAGACATCTTAAACAACATTTGCCTTTAACCTTTTCAGAAATACGAATGAATCCGGATGGTTTATTTCCTCATGGAGTCCCTAATCCTATGTTGGTAAAAAATCATAAGGACATTAGTAAGATGATTATAAAAAAACAGGCAGATATGGGAATTGCTTGGGATGGAGATTTTGATCGATGTTTCTTTTTTGATGAAAAAGGACAGTATATAGATGGATACTATATGGTAGGACTTCTTTCTTGTTATTTCTTAAACAAAGTAAAAGGAAGTACTATTGTGCATGACCCTCGGTTGTATTGGAATACAAGAAAGATTGTAATAGAAAACGGTGGAGTTTCTATAGAATCTAAAGGTGGGCATGCATTTATGAAAGAGACAATGAGAAAAGTTAATGGAATCTATGGTGCAGAGATGAGTGCACATCATTTTTTCCGTGATTTTTCTTTTTGTGACAGTGGCATGATTCCTTGGTTACTTGTGGTACAAATTGTAAGTGAGACAGGAAAGAGTTTAGGTCAATTAATAAAAGACATGAAAAAAAACTTTCCTTGTAGCGGTGAAATTAATTTGCAAGTAAAAAATCCGGCTGAAACTTTAAGAAGGGTGAAAGCATCGTATCAAACACAAGCATTAGAAGTAGAAACTATTGACGGATTAGGTTTTATTTTTGAGGATTGGAGATTTAATATTCGTAGGTCTAATACAGAGCCTTTGGTTCGTTTGAACCTGGAAACTAGAGGTAATTATTCATTAATGGAAGAAAAACGTGATGAAATACTTTCTTTGATAAAAAATATAGAGTAG
- a CDS encoding YerC/YecD family TrpR-related protein: protein MSVNQRLVNPLMTQLFEAILLLKTKEECYEFFEDLCTVNELRDMSQRLEVAKMLNKKEKYEKIEEMTGASTATISRVKRCLAYGADGYIKVLERMEAQAEKVDNTNE from the coding sequence ATGAGCGTAAATCAACGTTTAGTAAATCCATTGATGACACAACTTTTTGAAGCTATTCTTTTATTAAAAACAAAAGAAGAGTGTTATGAATTTTTTGAAGATCTTTGTACTGTAAATGAACTTCGTGATATGTCACAACGACTTGAAGTAGCTAAAATGTTAAATAAAAAGGAAAAATATGAGAAAATTGAAGAAATGACCGGTGCCAGCACAGCTACTATCTCCCGCGTAAAGAGATGTCTTGCTTATGGTGCTGATGGATATATAAAAGTACTGGAAAGAATGGAAGCGCAGGCGGAGAAAGTGGATAATACTAATGAATGA
- a CDS encoding HutP family protein, translating to MLQSSDIGRAALRMALTENRKEEYALRDELKEQDIQAVAVNFGGRFLDILPKIYESAIVAAQRQKVISDTHVGDGSVLGAVESAIDQVKIKALGMNVGGKLGIARWKEHLCVAIYIGVGVLHFNEVAVGMAHRALRDDLV from the coding sequence ATGTTACAAAGTAGTGATATTGGTCGTGCTGCATTACGCATGGCACTTACTGAGAATAGAAAAGAAGAATATGCTCTTCGTGATGAATTAAAAGAGCAGGATATACAGGCTGTAGCTGTAAATTTTGGGGGACGTTTTCTTGATATTCTTCCTAAAATTTACGAATCAGCTATTGTAGCGGCACAAAGGCAAAAAGTTATCTCAGACACACATGTAGGGGATGGCTCTGTATTAGGCGCTGTGGAGTCTGCTATTGATCAAGTTAAAATCAAGGCTTTAGGAATGAATGTAGGAGGAAAGCTTGGGATTGCTCGTTGGAAGGAACACCTTTGTGTAGCTATATACATTGGTGTGGGGGTATTACATTTCAATGAAGTAGCCGTAGGTATGGCACATCGAGCTCTTCGTGATGATTTAGTTTAA
- a CDS encoding S-layer homology domain-containing protein codes for MQYQVSTNKNMQSENKIRKYRLRAKLAVMTMVSSVLLTSGICSTYAMDLHFFHVNTSDTGATSSELEGEVSTNYNNDGAPDENAMAIGYIARTKGKNALAVGYNTAAYAENALAIGHMAHAEGNNSLSIGYNSRIENLKKDINGQERTIYSFDSVALGYQTSIIGSSESIAIGKETSVNDAGRFNIAMGYQATVTADANELKTVANIAPVEAGSQEVSGYSIAIGNGTKASDQVGTAIGASSRAVGKYATALGVQAYGKGEHSLAMSGAAALGQDSVAIMGGTTSSNARGAIAIGGNTSRMLDPEVPLFEVSNHAQSYAEGAVAIGVGTKAMSAHTLALSQGKAAGNHAIAIGGMTGNIEPISDQENSLEDYGALYDDYKIVDSADNAVAVGHQSHARKKDAVALGSHSIASVAEGVNGYNPLERYNFAYDKNSPTWKSTYAAFSIGHGDGSATRQITGVAAGSQDTDAVNVAQLKAAMVTLEADEGISLTRTYSLEKGTTYKIKLNLEGGTTETADVHVKPKASAAGSSAAHDKLKGTTMQVNADTASGGNHGDATLFAADKGNPTAVNPTETLHLNGDTNITTTSSDHKIAISLNKDLKELNSVTATTMNANTVNVDKAVNVAGKTYISEKGLNANGRKITNVATGVADTDAVNVGQLKQGLTQNYNSLSNKINKVGAGAAAMAMLHPLDFDPDDKWSFSASVGHYKGENAVALGAFYRPNEDTMVSLGGSVGNGDDMVAGSVSWKFSQKNHISVNRVSTAKEILELRKALEDLRSLIADGVAGRNLDLNKIEIFPDVPENHWAYDYVATLAGNGVLEGYPDGYFNGNRQMTRYEMAAVIYRAMMNGAKINAKALKEFEPELDRFRVDTISYNEDGTPDIQRVRTIESRK; via the coding sequence ATGCAATATCAAGTAAGTACGAATAAAAATATGCAAAGTGAAAATAAGATTAGAAAATATCGTTTAAGAGCTAAATTGGCAGTTATGACAATGGTGTCTTCTGTTTTATTAACAAGTGGGATTTGTAGCACGTATGCAATGGATTTACACTTTTTCCATGTCAATACATCAGATACCGGTGCAACTAGTTCTGAATTGGAGGGGGAAGTTTCTACCAATTACAATAACGACGGTGCACCTGATGAAAATGCTATGGCAATAGGTTATATTGCACGTACGAAAGGTAAAAATGCATTAGCTGTAGGTTATAATACAGCTGCTTATGCAGAAAATGCTCTTGCTATTGGTCATATGGCTCATGCAGAGGGGAATAATTCTTTAAGTATCGGGTATAACAGTCGCATAGAAAACTTAAAGAAGGATATTAATGGTCAAGAAAGAACAATATATTCGTTTGACTCCGTAGCCTTAGGGTATCAAACAAGTATTATCGGATCCAGCGAATCTATTGCAATAGGTAAGGAAACGAGTGTTAATGATGCAGGTAGATTTAATATTGCGATGGGATACCAAGCAACTGTAACTGCTGATGCAAATGAACTAAAAACTGTAGCCAATATTGCTCCAGTAGAAGCGGGAAGTCAAGAGGTTTCCGGCTACAGTATTGCTATCGGGAACGGGACTAAGGCGAGTGATCAAGTAGGTACTGCTATAGGAGCTTCTTCACGAGCTGTCGGTAAATATGCAACGGCTTTAGGTGTGCAGGCTTATGGCAAGGGGGAACATTCTCTGGCTATGAGCGGTGCTGCCGCTCTAGGGCAAGATTCAGTAGCGATTATGGGAGGTACTACATCTAGCAATGCGAGAGGAGCTATTGCTATTGGAGGGAATACCTCACGTATGCTGGATCCGGAAGTACCCTTATTTGAAGTAAGCAATCACGCACAGTCGTACGCAGAAGGTGCGGTAGCGATTGGTGTGGGTACTAAAGCTATGAGTGCACATACATTGGCTTTGAGTCAAGGAAAGGCTGCAGGGAATCATGCTATTGCTATCGGTGGTATGACCGGTAATATAGAACCAATTTCTGATCAAGAAAATTCTTTAGAAGATTATGGGGCGCTTTATGATGACTATAAAATAGTAGATTCTGCAGACAATGCGGTAGCGGTAGGACATCAATCTCATGCACGAAAAAAAGATGCTGTGGCATTAGGAAGTCACTCCATTGCTTCTGTAGCGGAAGGTGTGAATGGCTATAATCCGTTAGAGCGATATAATTTTGCTTATGATAAAAACAGTCCTACCTGGAAATCTACTTATGCTGCATTTTCTATAGGACATGGGGATGGCAGCGCTACACGTCAGATTACCGGTGTGGCAGCAGGTAGTCAGGATACGGATGCGGTCAATGTAGCACAATTAAAAGCAGCTATGGTAACGTTAGAAGCGGATGAAGGAATCTCTTTAACACGTACTTATAGTTTAGAAAAAGGAACTACCTATAAAATTAAATTGAATTTAGAAGGTGGTACAACGGAAACGGCAGATGTACATGTAAAACCTAAAGCATCGGCAGCAGGTTCGAGTGCTGCTCATGATAAGTTAAAAGGAACTACTATGCAGGTGAATGCAGATACTGCTTCCGGAGGTAACCATGGAGATGCTACGTTATTTGCAGCGGATAAGGGAAATCCTACTGCCGTCAACCCCACTGAAACTTTACATCTTAATGGAGATACTAATATTACTACCACATCCAGTGACCATAAGATTGCTATTTCTTTAAATAAGGATTTAAAAGAATTAAACTCTGTAACAGCCACTACTATGAATGCAAATACTGTTAATGTAGACAAAGCAGTAAATGTGGCCGGGAAAACTTATATTTCCGAAAAAGGGCTGAATGCGAATGGTCGGAAAATCACAAATGTTGCTACCGGTGTGGCAGATACAGATGCCGTTAATGTAGGGCAACTCAAGCAAGGACTCACACAAAATTACAATTCCTTATCCAATAAAATTAATAAAGTGGGAGCCGGAGCTGCTGCGATGGCTATGCTTCATCCCTTAGATTTTGATCCGGACGATAAATGGAGTTTTTCTGCAAGTGTAGGACATTATAAGGGCGAAAATGCAGTAGCATTAGGAGCTTTTTATAGACCTAATGAAGATACTATGGTGAGTCTTGGAGGTTCTGTGGGAAATGGGGATGATATGGTGGCCGGATCTGTAAGTTGGAAATTTAGCCAAAAGAATCATATATCTGTTAACCGTGTTTCTACAGCTAAAGAAATTTTGGAACTACGTAAAGCTTTAGAAGATTTACGTTCTTTAATTGCTGATGGTGTAGCCGGACGCAATTTGGATTTAAACAAGATTGAAATATTCCCGGATGTGCCGGAAAATCATTGGGCTTATGATTATGTAGCAACTTTAGCAGGAAATGGGGTATTAGAAGGATATCCGGACGGATACTTTAATGGTAATCGTCAAATGACACGTTATGAGATGGCAGCCGTTATTTATCGTGCTATGATGAATGGAGCAAAGATTAATGCCAAGGCTTTGAAGGAATTTGAGCCGGAATTAGATCGATTCCGTGTAGATACTATCAGTTATAATGAAGATGGTACACCGGATATTCAACGAGTTCGAACTATTGAATCTCGTAAATAA
- the thrS gene encoding threonine--tRNA ligase: MVSIVLKDGKKLEFEKEIPLFEVAKSISNSLAKEVVVAKMNGELADLRDSIVDEAQVEFFTKESEEGLYALRHTASHVMAQAIQHLFPDVKLAIGPAIDTGFYYDIESEHKFSQEDFAAIEKEMSKIIKSNFAIEKSYKSREEAIAYYKEKGQPYKVELIEDLPADALLSFYTQGDFVDLCAGPHVRSTGKVKAYKLMTVAGAYWRGDENNQMLQRIYGTAFYNKEDLEHFLYVREEAAKRDHRKLGKELDLFSFQEQGPGFPFFHPKGMAIRNELIEFERELLKKYRYEEIQTPIILSKDLWLQSGHWDHYRENMYFTKIDGEDYAVKPMNCPGGILYFKTQQRSYRDLPRRVAEFGLVHRHELHGALHGLFRVRNFTQDDAHVFMTREHMKPIVIETLKMFKDLYAPFGISYHVELSTRPENSMGDDALWELSTDALREAIEQAGVPYKVNEGDGAFYGPKLDFHIQDSLGRTWQCGTIQMDMQLPERFDVNYIGDDGEKHRVVMIHRAGYGSLERFIGILTEHFAGAFPVWLAPVQAKIIPVSEKQMKYAKSVADKLLQANIRVEIDENNDTLGYKIRKAQMEKVPYMLIIGDKEVQANQVSVRRRKVGDQGSIDIDSFISNIMCEIKNRNVD, translated from the coding sequence ATGGTATCTATTGTGTTAAAAGATGGGAAAAAATTAGAATTTGAAAAAGAAATTCCCTTATTTGAAGTAGCAAAATCTATTTCAAATAGTTTGGCAAAAGAAGTTGTTGTTGCAAAGATGAATGGTGAATTGGCTGATTTGAGAGATTCTATTGTTGATGAAGCACAGGTAGAGTTTTTTACAAAAGAATCAGAAGAAGGACTATATGCACTGAGACATACGGCATCTCATGTTATGGCACAAGCTATTCAACATTTATTTCCGGATGTAAAGTTAGCAATTGGTCCGGCTATTGATACCGGTTTCTATTATGATATAGAGTCGGAACACAAGTTTAGCCAAGAAGATTTCGCAGCAATTGAAAAAGAAATGTCCAAAATTATAAAGTCCAATTTTGCTATTGAAAAATCTTACAAGAGTAGAGAAGAGGCTATCGCTTATTACAAGGAAAAAGGGCAACCTTATAAAGTGGAATTGATTGAAGATTTACCGGCAGATGCTTTGTTGTCTTTTTATACACAGGGAGACTTTGTGGATCTTTGTGCAGGACCTCATGTGCGTTCTACCGGTAAGGTTAAAGCTTATAAATTAATGACCGTAGCAGGAGCTTATTGGAGAGGCGATGAAAATAATCAAATGCTACAGCGTATTTATGGGACAGCTTTTTATAATAAAGAAGATTTAGAACATTTCTTGTACGTTCGTGAAGAGGCTGCTAAACGTGATCATAGAAAGTTAGGGAAAGAATTAGATTTATTCAGTTTCCAAGAGCAGGGACCTGGTTTCCCATTCTTTCACCCTAAAGGAATGGCGATTCGTAATGAATTAATTGAATTTGAACGTGAATTACTTAAGAAATATCGTTATGAAGAAATACAAACACCAATTATTCTTTCTAAAGATTTGTGGTTACAGTCCGGACATTGGGACCATTATCGTGAAAACATGTATTTCACAAAGATTGACGGAGAAGATTATGCAGTTAAGCCGATGAACTGTCCGGGAGGAATTCTATACTTTAAAACACAGCAGCGAAGCTATAGGGATTTACCAAGACGTGTAGCTGAATTTGGATTGGTACATCGTCATGAACTTCATGGAGCATTGCATGGATTATTCCGTGTACGTAATTTTACACAAGACGATGCACATGTATTTATGACAAGAGAACATATGAAACCCATCGTTATTGAAACGTTGAAGATGTTTAAAGATTTATATGCACCGTTTGGAATCAGCTATCATGTTGAATTATCTACTCGTCCGGAAAATTCAATGGGCGATGATGCATTATGGGAGTTATCAACGGATGCGTTGCGTGAAGCCATTGAACAGGCGGGAGTTCCGTATAAGGTTAATGAAGGTGATGGTGCTTTCTATGGGCCTAAACTCGATTTCCATATTCAAGATTCATTAGGACGTACTTGGCAATGTGGTACCATCCAAATGGATATGCAACTTCCGGAACGTTTTGATGTAAATTATATTGGGGATGATGGAGAAAAACATCGTGTAGTAATGATTCACCGTGCCGGATATGGTAGTTTGGAACGCTTTATCGGTATTTTAACGGAACACTTTGCCGGTGCATTCCCTGTCTGGTTAGCTCCTGTGCAAGCAAAAATTATTCCTGTTTCTGAAAAACAAATGAAATATGCGAAATCGGTAGCTGACAAGTTATTACAAGCGAATATTCGTGTTGAAATTGATGAAAATAATGATACTTTAGGATATAAGATTCGCAAAGCACAGATGGAAAAAGTTCCTTATATGCTAATTATTGGGGACAAAGAAGTACAAGCAAATCAAGTTTCTGTTCGCCGTAGAAAAGTGGGAGATCAAGGAAGTATTGATATAGATTCCTTTATTTCAAACATTATGTGCGAAATAAAAAATAGAAATGTGGACTAA